From the genome of Deferribacteraceae bacterium V6Fe1:
AATTTCTTCTGATTTACTTAAATGTCCATTGGTTAAAAATATATGGGATTCTTTATTAAATTCTCCTTTATGTGATATTAGGGTGACAGGATATAATTTTGATTTAATTTCTATAAAGCATTTCAAATATCCATATCTAAAATGTTTTCCGTTTTTATATCTTCTATTTATAGATTTATTTAACTCTTCAATATTTACGCTTTTCCCTTTATAAATTAAATGACGGTTGGTCTTCATTCTCACAATAAAACTTAAACATTCTTTTAGGAAATAGCCAAGATAAGCTCCATTATCATAGCCCCTATCCATTACCCATAAGCCTTTTTTACCAACATTAGTTACAAAACTTTCTACACTTTTTAAGCCTTCTGTATTAGCACTCTTAAAATCTTTACTCTCTGTGCTGTACATCCCAAGATAAGCAGGATAAGTTTGATTACTTTTGTCATCAAATAAACTTATCTGATTCAAATAATAACCCTCGAGATATTTACCTGTGCTACCATCTCTCACTTTACAGGACTGCTCAAAATTATTAGCAAATAAATGGCTTATATCTCCATCATCAAGGGCTATTATTGTACTATCATCTACTTTAGTAGATGCTTGTGATAATAAATAATCATTAGCTAATTCAAGTAAATTAGTCTTACCCTCAAGATGATTAAACAAACGTTTCATAGTGTTTTTAAGTTTTATTTTCTCATTCAGGCTTCTTGATATTTCAGTAATGTTACAATTTCCTGTTATTAATACCCCTGATACTAGTTCCAGAATGAATTTACCATATGGTAGACTTACCTTACCTTCAAAGTTATGGACCATTACTCTAATTTTTCCCTTCACTTTTTTTAATAATTCAGTCATAATTAAACACCTCTTTTTGTTTGGTTGTTAGTTGTTTATGCAAATTCAACTATACCAGCGAAAAGAGGTACTTACAACTATTTTATTACAATTTCTTACATAAAACCAATCAGTTACATAATTCCATTAAAAAAACGGGGAGACTGCAAAATTTTAACATCTTTAGGAAAATTATAAATTTTTACTGATTTTTTCTTAAAAGTGTATTATATAGCTGGATTTAAAGGGGCAATATTACATTTTTGGGAAGGTAAATTATGAAATTTGATATCGCTAAAAGCGGGAGCGGCTTAACTTATGAAATAAGGAACATAGTTAGAGTGGCTGAAGAGCTGATGAAAAGTGGAAGGCAGGTTTATTTTGAAAATATCGGAGACCCTGTGATTAAGGGGGAGAAGATACCTGTTTGGATGAAGGATATTATAAAAGAAGTTATTGACGAGGATTTGTCATTTGCGTACTCACCTACAAAAGGGGTTTTAAGCACAAGAGAGTTTCTTGCTGAGCAAGTTAATAAAAAGGGCGGAGTACAGATAACTCCTGAGGATATTATATTTTTTAACGGGTTAGGGGATGCCATTGCAAGAAGTTATAGCTCAATGAGGGTTGATGCACGGGTAATAATGCCTGAGCCTACGTATTCCACACATTTGCTTGCGGAAGTTCTTCATGCGTCCTTTCCCCCAAATACATATAAAATGAATCCTTATAACAATTGGCATCCTGATATGAACGAGCTTGAAAGAAAGGTTAAAAGCCATAATTCCATAGTGGGTATTTTGGTTATTAATCCTGATAACCCTACCGGTTTTGTGTATCCGGAAGAAACTTTGAGAAAAATTGTTGAGATAGCCAAAAAGTATGATCTGTTTCTTGTTTTTGACGAGATTTATAACAACATGACATATAACGGTCAGAAAACAGTTTCATTGTGTGAGATAATTGGGGATGTGCCGGGGATGAGTATGAAGGGGATTTCAAAAGAATGTCCATGGCCTGGTGCAAGATGCGGATGGATTGAAGTTTATAATGCGGATAAAGACCCTGCTTTTAAAAGATTGATAGATGCAATTTTAAATCAAAAAATGGCGGAAGTATGCTCGACTACCCTTCCTCAAATGGCGATTCCAAAGCTTATGTCTCATCCAGAGTATAACAATTATGTTAAAGAGAGGGTAGTTCATTATGAGAAGCTTTCAAATATTGCTTACAATATTTTGAAAGATGTGCCTTATACTATAGTCAATAGGACTAATGGTGCATTTTATATGACTGTTGCTTTTAATGAGGCGGTGCTTAACAGTAAACAACATTTGAAAATAGAGGATGATAATGTAAGAAGCTTTGTGGAAAAGATTACCGGTGACAATATTGAGCTTGACAAACGGTTTGTCTATTACTTGCTCGGTTCAACAGGGATATGTGTTGTCCCTCTTACATCTTTCTTTACAAGTCTGCCCGGATTTAGAATGACACTTCTCGAGAAAGATGTAGATAAATTTGAAGCCAATATGAAAGTATTGGCAAAATCAATAGTAGAATACGTGGAATCTGCAAAATAATTAAAGGGGCTTATTTGTGCCCCTTTTTTCTTTACAAAAATTTTAAAAATCCTTTAAATTTAATAAGTTTTGACATATAATGAGTTTGCATTGCAAAAGGGGTTATTTATGAAGCTAACTTTTCTTGGTCATTCCGCTTTTCTGTGTTCACAAAATAGTATAAGTGTGCTGTTTGACCCTTTTCTAAAAGAAAACCCTGTGAGAGTAGGATTAAGTAGCGATGTAAAAGCCGAATACATATTAGTAAGTCACGGCCACAGGGACCATTTGGGTGATACAGTTGAGCTGGCATTAAAGCACAATTCAAAAGTAGTATCAATTTTTGAGATTTCAAATTATCTGGCTTCCAAAGGGTTAAACAATCTTGTGCCTATGAATATCGGTGGCGAGGTACAGACTGAATTCGGATATGTAAAAATGGTTATGGCAATTCATTCCTCAAGCATACTGGATGGAGAATCTGTTTTAAACGGAGGATTTCCTGCAGGGTTTGTTATTAACTTTTTCGGGAAGACAATATATTTTGCCGGGGATACGGCATTATTTGGAGATATGAAGCTTATCGGAGATTTATACGATATAGATATTGCGTTGCTTCCTGTGGGCGGACATTTTACAATGGATACAAAAGATGCGCTACATGCAATTGATATGTTAAGACCGAAGTTAGTAATACCGATGCATTTTAATACATGGCCTGTTATAAGTACCGGTGTAGACAGTTTTCTAAAAGACTCAGAAAGTAAAGGGGTAAAAGGGGTTTGCCTTGATGTCGATGAATCGATTGAAATATAAAATTTCCAAAGAAGAGGCTGTTGAGCTTTTTAATTCCACAGACCTTTTAACTATAGGTAGTAAAGCCGATGCGGTCAGAAGAGAACTTCATCCTGGCAATAGGGTAACATTTGTGATAGATAGAAATATCAATTATACAAATGTGTGTTCTTGCAGATGCAAGTTTTGCGGATTTTACAGAGATGAGACAGACAGTGATGCTTATGTAATCTCTGATGAAGATTTGTTTAAGAAAATAGATGAAACCATTGAGCTTAAAGGGACTCAAATTTTAATCCAAGGCGGTTTAAACAAAAGCCTTAAGATAGATTATTATGAAAATCTCTTAAAAAAGATTAAAGACAGATATGATATTTGGATACACGGTTTTTCCCCGCCTGAAATTTATCATATTGCTGATACAAGCAATTTAAGTATTGAAGATGTCTTGAAAAGATTGATAGATAAAGGGCTTGACTCTATTCCGGGTGGTGGTGCAGAGCTTTTGGTTGATAGCGAAAGAGTGAGGATTAGCCCCAACAAAATTAACTCTGAAAAGTGGCTTAATGTTATGAGGGTAGCACATAATCTTGGACTTAAGACGACTGCCACTATGATGTTTAAAAAAGGCGACAGTATTGAATATATTTTGGAGCATATGGAGAAAATTAGAAATTTACAAGAGGAAACAGGCGGTTTTACGGCATTTATCCCATGGCCTTTTCAGCCACACAACACAGAACTTGGCGGTGAGGCTGTTACTGCAACTGAATATTTGAAAATATTGGCGTTATCAAGAATTTTTCTGTATAATATAAATAATATTCAAGTATCGTGGGTAACGCAAGGACCAAAGATAGGGCAAATTGGCCTTTTCTTCGGCGGCAATGATTTTGGAAGCTTGATGATAGAGGAGAATGTGGTGGCCGCATGCGGAGCGACATACAGCATAACTGTTGAAGAAATTGTTAACAATATTGAAAAAGCTGGATTTAGAGCTGCACAAAGGGATATGCAGTACAATATATTGAGGGAATTTTAATTGAAGAAAGATATTTTTGACATACTTGTAGAAATTTCAGAAATAATGAATTCTATTTTTGAGACGGATGAGCTTATCCCTCAAATCCTTAATATTACTGAAAAATTTTTAAACGTGAAAAGAGTATCTTTGATGCTTATTGAGGATAACAAGCTTAAAATAATTGCGGCAACAAACCTCCCTGTAAACTTTAAAGAGATAGAGATACCTGTAGGCGAAGGGATTAGCGGGCGTGTTGCCATGACCGGCGAGCCTGTTATTGTAAACAATGAATCTTCCTGTGAAGATGAGTTAGGATACAAGGCTAAATCTTACCTCTCATTTCCGTTGAAGGTAAGGGATAAGGTCATAGGTGTTTTAAATTTGACTGACAAAGAAAACGATTTTTTTAATAATACCGATGTTAAAATAGCAGGGTATATTGCTTCACAGTGTGCGCTTGCCATAAATAGATTCTCTTTGTATGAAGAGAAGAAGAAAACAGATCATTTGAAGGTAATTGGAAAGTTTACAAGTTCTATTGCTCACGATATTAAAAATTTACTTCAGATTGTTCAAAGTTATATTGAGCTTATGGAAATAGAGATGGAAGGGGAGTCTGAAATAAAGCTTTACATTGACTCTATTTGCACTGAGGTAAAGCTTATCCATGGTCTGACTCTGGACATCCTTGACTTTGCTAACAAACAGATAAATCTTAAAAAGAGCAGAGTTAGATTGAGCGATTTCCTAAGCGAGATAAAAAAACACACTGACATTCTTACCAACTTGACACCCATAAAATTTGAAATGTCTTTTGAAGAGGATACTAAATTTGAGTGTGATAAAGAGAAACTTTTTAGGGTATTTTTTAATCTTATCAATAATTCTATTGAAGCAGTAGGAGAAAATGGTAATATTAGATTAGATGTTAAGAAGGAAGATGGATATTTGATGTTTGAATTGTTTGATGACGGTAAAGGGATAAAAAAGGATAATATCGACAAGATATTTGATCCTTTTTTTACTTCAGGCAAAATGAAAGGCACAGGTTTGGGACTTGCTGTAGTAAAAGAGATTGTTCAGGCTCATAATGGAGTTATAACTGTTGAATCTGAAGAGAATAAATATACCAAATTTACAGTGAGGATACCTATTGTCTGATATTGTTGGGATTGTATCAAAAACCACAAAGGATGAGTTTCTTAGAATTTTGCGTGATGTTTACCACTTAAAGAATGATGAGTTTTCTGTCACGGAATCGGATGAGCAATATAAGGCGGAGATAAATGTCAGCAGAGATATCCCCGGTGTTTTTAGAATAAAGTTAACTGACGATGATATGCGTGCTTATTTGTCGGTTTATCCTCCGGTCAATCAGGGTAAAAAGGTAAACATTGAAGAGATTTATAGTGAATTGGAAGCTCTTGGTATCAAGACAGGGCTGAAAAGGGAAGCGATAAAGGAAAGTGTCACTATCGCAGAGTTTGGAAATATAGTTGAAAATGTAAAAATTGCTATCGGGGTTGAGCCTATAGATGGCAAAGATGCAAAGCTTATAAAACATTATGAGGAAAAAGTTGAAAAGAAAGAGATAAAGGCTGACGAAAAGGTTGATTATAAAGATATTGTTAACATTATTAACGTGAAAGAGGGGGAGCTTTTAATTACAAAAAGACCTCCCACAAAAGGGGTGCCAGGGGTTACCGTTAAAGGGGTTGAGATACCACCAAAAGAGGGGAAAGATATTGAAATCACAGTATTAGATGGTGCAAGGGAAGAAAACTTTAAATATTATGCTGCAATTGACGGTCATGTAGATTTTAAAAATAATAAGCTAGCTGTCTACCCTCTTTATAAAGTTAAAGATGTGGATTATAGAGTGGGGAATATTAATTTTAACGGCACGGTTTATGTTACAGGTGATGTACTATACGGGTTTAAAATTGAGGCTCAAAAGGATGTTATCGTTGACGGCATATGTGATGATTGCACTATTATTGCAGGAGAGAGGATTGAAATTAAAGGTGGTATAAAGGGGAAGGGGAAAAATCTTTTTAAAGCAAAAAAAGAATTTATAGGCGGATATATCGAGGAAGCAAATATATATTGCGAAGGGGATGTTTATATAAAAAAATACAGTTATAACAGCAATATATATAGTAAAGGTAAAATCTGGGCAGTGGAAAATAGAGGCATTGTGGCAGGCGGTTATATTCAGGCTTATAGTGAGATCGAATGTATGACACTTGGTGCCAAAGGGGTTTCCAATTTTACCGTTAGGGTGGGAGAGGATTATACATTTGAAGCTACTTTAGGAGAAAAAGAAGAATATCTGGGAAAAATAAATCAGGCGCTGGAAAAGGCAAGTGAGGCGCTTTCAAAGGTAGATTTGAAATCCCAAGCTACCATTTCCAACCCGAAAATAGTAAAGCTATTGGAATACAAGCGGGATTTATTAATAAAGAGGGATGAAATCGTAAAAGAGGTTGAGCAGTTGAGAAGTAAAATGAGATATAAAAAACCAAAAATAAGAGTCAAAGATATTGTTTATGAAGGGACTGTAATTCAAATGTATGATAGGAAATTGAAGATTAAAGAGAGATTGGAATCGGTATTATTCTTTTTAGAGCCAAAGTATGAAGATATAGGTTGGATTAGTTTGAAAGAGGTTGATAATTTTGAGCAATAACTTTATTCAGGTAAGAGGGGCAAGGCAGCACAATCTAAAAAATATAAATGTTGATATCCCAAAAAATAAGCTGGTCGTTATAACCGGTGTCAGTGGTTCGGGGAAATCCACCCTTGCATTTGATACACTTTATGCGGAGGGGCAGAGAAGATATGTGGAATCACTTTCCGCCTATGCGAGACAGTTTCTCGAGTTGATGGAAAAACCTGATGTAGATTCTATTGAGTATCTTTCACCGGCAATCAGTATAGAGCAGAAGTCAATAAGCAAAAATCCGAGATCTACAGT
Proteins encoded in this window:
- a CDS encoding transposase translates to MMTELLKKVKGKIRVMVHNFEGKVSLPYGKFILELVSGVLITGNCNITEISRSLNEKIKLKNTMKRLFNHLEGKTNLLELANDYLLSQASTKVDDSTIIALDDGDISHLFANNFEQSCKVRDGSTGKYLEGYYLNQISLFDDKSNQTYPAYLGMYSTESKDFKSANTEGLKSVESFVTNVGKKGLWVMDRGYDNGAYLGYFLKECLSFIVRMKTNRHLIYKGKSVNIEELNKSINRRYKNGKHFRYGYLKCFIEIKSKLYPVTLISHKGEFNKESHIFLTNGHLSKSEEIKRRIRGYYRRWGVEESYRFEKQGFGIEKSIIRNFNSIRSMLGAVMLAWSVLVDINEDEILREEVVLASKPEKKKRPQFIYYTLLRGVRNIFAGVKTLYLHRRRKKNKLKQLTIEDFLFPKSSLCHIV
- a CDS encoding pyridoxal phosphate-dependent aminotransferase — translated: MKFDIAKSGSGLTYEIRNIVRVAEELMKSGRQVYFENIGDPVIKGEKIPVWMKDIIKEVIDEDLSFAYSPTKGVLSTREFLAEQVNKKGGVQITPEDIIFFNGLGDAIARSYSSMRVDARVIMPEPTYSTHLLAEVLHASFPPNTYKMNPYNNWHPDMNELERKVKSHNSIVGILVINPDNPTGFVYPEETLRKIVEIAKKYDLFLVFDEIYNNMTYNGQKTVSLCEIIGDVPGMSMKGISKECPWPGARCGWIEVYNADKDPAFKRLIDAILNQKMAEVCSTTLPQMAIPKLMSHPEYNNYVKERVVHYEKLSNIAYNILKDVPYTIVNRTNGAFYMTVAFNEAVLNSKQHLKIEDDNVRSFVEKITGDNIELDKRFVYYLLGSTGICVVPLTSFFTSLPGFRMTLLEKDVDKFEANMKVLAKSIVEYVESAK
- a CDS encoding metal-dependent hydrolase, which produces MKLTFLGHSAFLCSQNSISVLFDPFLKENPVRVGLSSDVKAEYILVSHGHRDHLGDTVELALKHNSKVVSIFEISNYLASKGLNNLVPMNIGGEVQTEFGYVKMVMAIHSSSILDGESVLNGGFPAGFVINFFGKTIYFAGDTALFGDMKLIGDLYDIDIALLPVGGHFTMDTKDALHAIDMLRPKLVIPMHFNTWPVISTGVDSFLKDSESKGVKGVCLDVDESIEI
- the mqnC gene encoding dehypoxanthine futalosine cyclase: MNRLKYKISKEEAVELFNSTDLLTIGSKADAVRRELHPGNRVTFVIDRNINYTNVCSCRCKFCGFYRDETDSDAYVISDEDLFKKIDETIELKGTQILIQGGLNKSLKIDYYENLLKKIKDRYDIWIHGFSPPEIYHIADTSNLSIEDVLKRLIDKGLDSIPGGGAELLVDSERVRISPNKINSEKWLNVMRVAHNLGLKTTATMMFKKGDSIEYILEHMEKIRNLQEETGGFTAFIPWPFQPHNTELGGEAVTATEYLKILALSRIFLYNINNIQVSWVTQGPKIGQIGLFFGGNDFGSLMIEENVVAACGATYSITVEEIVNNIEKAGFRAAQRDMQYNILREF
- a CDS encoding GAF domain-containing sensor histidine kinase encodes the protein MKKDIFDILVEISEIMNSIFETDELIPQILNITEKFLNVKRVSLMLIEDNKLKIIAATNLPVNFKEIEIPVGEGISGRVAMTGEPVIVNNESSCEDELGYKAKSYLSFPLKVRDKVIGVLNLTDKENDFFNNTDVKIAGYIASQCALAINRFSLYEEKKKTDHLKVIGKFTSSIAHDIKNLLQIVQSYIELMEIEMEGESEIKLYIDSICTEVKLIHGLTLDILDFANKQINLKKSRVRLSDFLSEIKKHTDILTNLTPIKFEMSFEEDTKFECDKEKLFRVFFNLINNSIEAVGENGNIRLDVKKEDGYLMFELFDDGKGIKKDNIDKIFDPFFTSGKMKGTGLGLAVVKEIVQAHNGVITVESEENKYTKFTVRIPIV
- a CDS encoding DUF342 domain-containing protein, giving the protein MSDIVGIVSKTTKDEFLRILRDVYHLKNDEFSVTESDEQYKAEINVSRDIPGVFRIKLTDDDMRAYLSVYPPVNQGKKVNIEEIYSELEALGIKTGLKREAIKESVTIAEFGNIVENVKIAIGVEPIDGKDAKLIKHYEEKVEKKEIKADEKVDYKDIVNIINVKEGELLITKRPPTKGVPGVTVKGVEIPPKEGKDIEITVLDGAREENFKYYAAIDGHVDFKNNKLAVYPLYKVKDVDYRVGNINFNGTVYVTGDVLYGFKIEAQKDVIVDGICDDCTIIAGERIEIKGGIKGKGKNLFKAKKEFIGGYIEEANIYCEGDVYIKKYSYNSNIYSKGKIWAVENRGIVAGGYIQAYSEIECMTLGAKGVSNFTVRVGEDYTFEATLGEKEEYLGKINQALEKASEALSKVDLKSQATISNPKIVKLLEYKRDLLIKRDEIVKEVEQLRSKMRYKKPKIRVKDIVYEGTVIQMYDRKLKIKERLESVLFFLEPKYEDIGWISLKEVDNFEQ